TTATCCGACATTTCCATAATTTTCAAATCTGCGGTCCATGGTTTTCTTTGACGATCATGGACCGCTTTTTTTTAAGAACACCAGATCAACAAAGTGCGGTTAACTACGGAGGAAAGCATGCCTTATAGGAAGTTGAGCAGACTGTTTTTTGTCACGTTTCTTTTTGTCACACTGTGGTTCAACGTTGCCTACGCGGTTCCCTCCGATGAAAATTATGATGATGATAGTGGTTTTGCAGCGAATTTCGACGATCAGTTTAGTAACGACGGTATTACCTACACGATGGTGAATCGGACGGACTCGACATTAGTCACAAATGACGATAATGGACCCTTGGGTGACGGCGGGACGGACTATTACATGAATTTTGGTACGATTTCCGGTTCTGCGGCATCGTTAACCATCACAGCTGAGGATGATGCTTCTTTTTATTTAAAAAGCATTTCGATTGATGCCAATATCCCAACAAACGAAACTTTGACGATTACTCCACAGGGAGGTAGTGGCGTTGTTTTATCTCCAGATGGGGATGGTTGGGTCACTCAAGAGGGGTTGGATTTTTCAGCCAATTCAGATTTTTACAACATCACTTCAGTGACGATTAGTGGCAGTTTTACGGTGCTCTGCCTAGACGACCTGAATTTTGAGCTTCCAGCTTCCGCCGTACCGGTAATCTCCAATCTGAACGGCGATAGCTTTACCTACACTGAAGGAGATGCGGCGACCATTATTGATCAGGGCACGGCCGCAACGGTGACGGATAGCGACAGCAGCGATTTCAACGGTGGTAAGTTGACGGTGGCCATCACTTCCGGTGAAGACGCCGCCGAAGATTTGCTTGGTCTAGAGACCACAGGTGTGGTGGCTCTGGCTGCGGCAACTGCCGGATCGAATGTCAGTGTCAGTGGTTCTGTGGTGGGCACGCTCGGCAACACCATTGCCGTGGGTAACGATCTGGTGGTCAATTTCACCACTGCCAATGCGACACCGGCGAATGTTCAGACTCTGCTCCGCGCTGTCACCTATCTCAATACGGACAATGATGCGCCGACCACCGGAGCACGGACGGTGCGTACCACCATCAGTGACGGTGACGGCGGCACCAGCGCCAACGCCGATGTCACGGTGACGGTTGCCGGAAGCAATGACGCTCCCGTGATTGCCAATCTGGACGGCGACAGTCTGACCTATAATGAAGACGATGCGGCAACTGTTATTGATGTTGGTGGTGACGCGACGGTCAGCGATGTGGATACCACTAGCAACTTCAACGGTGGTAATTTGACGGTGACCATCACTGCCGGAGAAGATGCCGCCGAAGATCTGCTTGGTCTAGAGACCACAGGCTTGGTGGGGCTAGCCGGGACAATCGCTGGGTCGAATGTTACTGTCGCGGGCATTACTGTGGGAACGCTCGGCAACAACATCGCAGTAGGCAATGATCTGGTCGTTAATTTGAACACAAGTGCAACCCTCGCGCGTGTACAGAATCTTATTCATGCCGTCAACTATCGGAACATGGATAACGCCATACCGACCACTGGCGCACGTACTGTGCGCACCACTGTCAATGATGGTGATGGTGGCACGAGCAGCGCTGCTGATGTGACGATTATGGTCGTAGCGGTCAATGACGATCCTGCCATTGCAACGTTACCGACGGATGTTGCCGTCACTGAGGACACCTTAAGCAACGTTGATTTAAGTGCGGCGACCTTGAGCGATGTTGATTCTGGCGTCAGCTCTATTACCCTGACGCTCAGTGTCGATTCCGGAACGTTGACCGCTTCCAGTGGTGGCAGTGTCACCGTCAGCAATTCCGGAACGGCGATACTCACCCTGACCGGAACCGTCACCAATATTGACACCTATCTGAATACCGCAGCGAATATTCAATATACCGGCAGCAGTAATACCTACGGAAACGATGCTGCAACCTTGACCTTGACTGCCAATGACGGTGGTGCCACGGGAAGTGGTGGCGGTGGTAATGTGACACTCGGGACGGTCAACCTGGACATTACCGGAACCGGCGATACCCCCAGCGTGACATCTGCGACAACGGATGAAGATACGCAGACGACATCAGGGCTGGTGATCAGCCGCAACGCTGTAGACGGCGCCGAAGTCACCCATTTTAAAATCACCAATATCAGCGGTGGCACCCTTTATAAAAACGATGGTACGACGGCCATTGTCGATAACACGTTTATCACCTTTGCCGAAGGGAACGCCGGGCTCAAGTTTACTCCGACAGCAAACAGTACCTCAAACGGCAGCTTTGATATTCAGGCTGGAACCGATGGTGTGGGCGGCGGGCTTTCCACGACAAGTGCCACGGCCACGATTACCGTCAATGCCGTTAATGACGCTCCGGTGATCACCAACCTCGATGGTGATGCTGTGACGTTCAGCATCGGCGGCAATGGCGTTGCTCTTGATGCCGGCAGCAACGCGACCCTTGCCGACATTGATTCCGCCGATTTTGCTGGAGGCGTTCTCACGGTGGCAATTGTCACCAATGCCCAGGTGGCTGAAGATCTTCTCCTGGTTGGCACAGCGGGCAATATCGCCACTTCCGGGGCGAATGTGACCCATACTGACGGCGTAACCATTGGTGCCTTTGTCGGCGGCAGCGGCGGTGCTCCACTGATTGTTACTCTTAACAGCAACGCAACCCTCGCACGAGTGCGCGATCTGATCTCCGCCGTGCAATACAGCAACAGTGACGCCGCAACGGCAAACACCTTGAGCCGGACGATTATCCTGACGGTGAATGATGGCGATGGAGGCAGCAGCAACTCGGCGAACCAGAGCGTTACCGTTTCTCTGCTTCGGGCACCGATCATCGATCTGGATGGCGATGATTCCAGCGGTGCAGTCAATGGCGGATATTGGGGGACCTTCGTGGTGGGCGGCGCAGCCGTGGCCGTTGCTGATAGTGATTCTGCCATCAGCGATGACGGCGCCTTCAAGGCGCTGAGCCTTGTGTTGACCAATCGACCTGATGGCGTCTCAGAGAGTCTCAGCTCAACCTATGGCAGCGGCGCTCAGACCGTTAATGGCGAAGCTGTAACGATTGCCGCCTACAATACGGCCACCGGGCAACTCGCTATCAGCGTGGATGACGGATCCACTGATGCCACGACCATGCAAATGTTGATCGAGTCGATTCGTTACAATAATGACAGTGTTTCACCGGATACAACGGATCGGCTGATTACCGTCACAGCGACGGATAATGATGATAATGCCGGGGCCAATGTTATGGCGACATTGACGATTCAGGCACCACATAACGTCAGTTATGACGGCAATGACAACACGGATGGTGCGGTGCCGGTTGACAACAACGATTATAACGCCTCAGACACAGTGACGGTACTGGGCAATAGTGGTGCTTTGCTCAGAAGCGGTTATTCTTTTTCCGGGTGGAACACCGCCGCGAACGGCAGTGGGACCACGTATCAGCAGGGGGACACCTTTGCCATGGGCAGTGAGGATGTCAC
This is a stretch of genomic DNA from uncultured Desulfuromonas sp.. It encodes these proteins:
- a CDS encoding InlB B-repeat-containing protein encodes the protein MPYRKLSRLFFVTFLFVTLWFNVAYAVPSDENYDDDSGFAANFDDQFSNDGITYTMVNRTDSTLVTNDDNGPLGDGGTDYYMNFGTISGSAASLTITAEDDASFYLKSISIDANIPTNETLTITPQGGSGVVLSPDGDGWVTQEGLDFSANSDFYNITSVTISGSFTVLCLDDLNFELPASAVPVISNLNGDSFTYTEGDAATIIDQGTAATVTDSDSSDFNGGKLTVAITSGEDAAEDLLGLETTGVVALAAATAGSNVSVSGSVVGTLGNTIAVGNDLVVNFTTANATPANVQTLLRAVTYLNTDNDAPTTGARTVRTTISDGDGGTSANADVTVTVAGSNDAPVIANLDGDSLTYNEDDAATVIDVGGDATVSDVDTTSNFNGGNLTVTITAGEDAAEDLLGLETTGLVGLAGTIAGSNVTVAGITVGTLGNNIAVGNDLVVNLNTSATLARVQNLIHAVNYRNMDNAIPTTGARTVRTTVNDGDGGTSSAADVTIMVVAVNDDPAIATLPTDVAVTEDTLSNVDLSAATLSDVDSGVSSITLTLSVDSGTLTASSGGSVTVSNSGTAILTLTGTVTNIDTYLNTAANIQYTGSSNTYGNDAATLTLTANDGGATGSGGGGNVTLGTVNLDITGTGDTPSVTSATTDEDTQTTSGLVISRNAVDGAEVTHFKITNISGGTLYKNDGTTAIVDNTFITFAEGNAGLKFTPTANSTSNGSFDIQAGTDGVGGGLSTTSATATITVNAVNDAPVITNLDGDAVTFSIGGNGVALDAGSNATLADIDSADFAGGVLTVAIVTNAQVAEDLLLVGTAGNIATSGANVTHTDGVTIGAFVGGSGGAPLIVTLNSNATLARVRDLISAVQYSNSDAATANTLSRTIILTVNDGDGGSSNSANQSVTVSLLRAPIIDLDGDDSSGAVNGGYWGTFVVGGAAVAVADSDSAISDDGAFKALSLVLTNRPDGVSESLSSTYGSGAQTVNGEAVTIAAYNTATGQLAISVDDGSTDATTMQMLIESIRYNNDSVSPDTTDRLITVTATDNDDNAGANVMATLTIQAPHNVSYDGNDNTDGAVPVDNNDYNASDTVTVLGNSGALLRSGYSFSGWNTAANGSGTTYQQGDTFAMGSEDVTLYARWIENSYSVTYNGNGQSAGEAPTDSNDYNDGDLVTVLDNSGSLSKSGYIFLAWNTSSDGSGSSYQPGDVFAIDASDVILYAQWQESATSTVYFPHVACDGNWQTEICLINLSSATMLTGELHAYAADGSEVADFIEIVLPPHARSEFDVKQVFDQADTIRYLAFVGDDSAVGAYEKFYIDGQYRAAVPAGGSNQNASLLVSHIASDLNWWTGIALLNTGLSEKALTFEFNNGQTATATLAAGEQRAFTIASLLAGEDSSQIQSAVIRNTEEVIGLELFGRDHQLAGLQLNNAQASTIYFPHVASDGTWWTGVSVYNPAASAGNVTLYAYSQEGELIDTQSQTVEGYGTLVGTAQSLNLPDSCAWFKVTADSMFSKLSGLELFGRHDGKQLAGFSSVGLSGYDGILPKIEDEGWTGVAFVNTTEDTALLTLTAYNDAGEIIADTEIQLNGQEKVVDVVENLFGQELDGATYIHYQADQAVAAFQLNSSADGMLLDALPGM